In one Solanum dulcamara chromosome 1, daSolDulc1.2, whole genome shotgun sequence genomic region, the following are encoded:
- the LOC129886283 gene encoding SKP1-like protein 11, with protein sequence MASSSQTEQKKMLILKSSDNDEFEIEESVAVQSGTIKNMVEDDYSLIPLPNVDTQTLIIIIEYMKKHVEKTDSNEEEIKNYDQNFVKDKSYQDMFNLVVAANYLHISDLMDLLCLSIADRIKHKSCNAVRKIFNITNDYTPEEEEKLRQEHEWAHVGDEIDESLD encoded by the coding sequence ATGGCTTCATCATCACAAACTGAGCAGAAAAAAATGTTGATCTTGAAATCGTCAGATAACGACGAATTTGAGATTGAAGAATCGGTTGCGGTTCAATCTGGAACAATAAAAAACATGGTTGAGGACGATTACAGCCTTATCCCACTACCTAACGTGGATACCCAAACCCTAATCATAATTATCGAGTACATGAAGAAGCATGTGGAGAAAACGGATTCAAacgaagaagaaataaaaaattatgaccaGAATTTCGTGAAGGATAAGAGCTATCAAGATATGTTTAACCTTGTAGTGGCTGCGAATTATCTTCACATTAGCGATTTGATGGATTTATTGTGTCTATCGATTGCTGATAGAATTAAACACAAGTCCTGTAATGCTGTTCGTAAGATATTTAATATTACTAATGATTATACgccagaggaagaagaaaagctTCGTCAAGAACATGAGTGGGCTCATGTAGGAGATGAAATTGACGAATCTCTTGAttag